Proteins encoded in a region of the Marinococcus sp. PL1-022 genome:
- the pheT gene encoding phenylalanine--tRNA ligase subunit beta has translation MLISYKWLKDYVDIEDITPEEIADRLTTGGVEVDALYRRAEPIEGCVVGYVTGAEKHPDADNLNICQVDQGAETVQIICGADNVAAGQKVVVAKPGTVLPGGMEIKATEIRGEESNGMICSLQELGVEAKLVPKHVAEGIFVFDEEPETGSDAVKALGWDDTVMDLDITPNRADCLNILGVAYEVAAQLDRTVQLPVTSVQESEKPASAAVNVKIENGEDTPYYGARVAENIQVKPSPYWMQNRLMAAGIRPISNVVDITNYVLLEYGQPLHAFDFDAFGSDQVLVRRAFEDEEIQTLDGNKHHLSTEHLVVTNGTKPTALAGVMGGEHSEVNDQTTNILLEAALFHPSLIRQASKDTRIRSDASVRYERGLDTERVEQAADRAAHLFAKYAGASVLQGIEQEDHREPGGRWVRVSDRRINQLLGMELSGSEMVRILERLGFQTADKETSSIEVYIPSRRPDIHIEEDVAEEIARMHGYQDIPSTLPKGATTAGSLTAEQKRKRTVRRFLESAGLSEAVTYSLTTVSSASRFTLYPEKYTMEVSMPMSEDRRVLRQSLIPQLLEGVSYNRNRQTKDIALFEMGSVFLSEEANAAVQPEERIMLAAVVSGRWESHLWQGETKNADFYVMKGIAEGILEELHVESRASFALAERSDMHPGRTADILLDGETVGYVGQIHPTTAGDWDIAETYALQVDLTSLLQAVETPVRYHTLPRFPSTTRDIAIVVDENVPAAEVKEVIESAGGSTLYSTSLFDVYQGENLTPGKKSLAFTLVYLDPERTLTDEEVSSAHDQVLRMLEEKTGAELRQ, from the coding sequence GTTGATCTCATATAAGTGGCTGAAAGATTATGTAGATATTGAAGATATTACTCCCGAAGAAATCGCTGACCGTCTGACTACGGGAGGCGTGGAGGTAGACGCCCTGTACCGGCGTGCCGAGCCGATTGAGGGTTGTGTCGTCGGATACGTTACCGGAGCCGAAAAGCATCCGGATGCGGATAATTTAAACATCTGCCAGGTGGATCAGGGAGCAGAAACTGTGCAGATTATCTGCGGAGCTGACAACGTGGCAGCCGGACAGAAGGTCGTAGTGGCAAAGCCGGGCACCGTGCTGCCCGGGGGCATGGAAATTAAAGCAACGGAAATACGCGGCGAGGAATCCAACGGTATGATTTGCTCTCTCCAGGAGCTCGGTGTGGAAGCTAAACTGGTTCCTAAACACGTGGCTGAAGGTATTTTCGTCTTTGATGAGGAGCCGGAAACGGGATCGGATGCGGTAAAAGCTCTTGGCTGGGACGACACGGTAATGGATCTCGACATTACGCCAAACCGTGCCGACTGTCTCAACATCCTCGGCGTCGCCTATGAAGTAGCGGCCCAGCTGGACCGGACCGTTCAGCTCCCCGTAACTTCGGTACAGGAAAGCGAAAAGCCTGCCTCGGCAGCGGTCAATGTGAAAATCGAAAACGGGGAGGATACTCCTTATTACGGAGCAAGAGTCGCTGAAAATATTCAGGTGAAGCCGTCTCCGTATTGGATGCAGAACCGTTTGATGGCTGCAGGCATCCGGCCAATCAGCAACGTCGTAGACATTACCAACTATGTGCTGCTTGAATACGGGCAGCCGCTGCATGCGTTTGATTTTGACGCCTTCGGCTCTGACCAGGTGCTTGTGCGAAGAGCGTTTGAAGACGAAGAAATACAGACGCTCGACGGCAATAAGCACCACCTTTCGACAGAGCATCTGGTTGTAACCAACGGCACAAAGCCGACAGCTCTCGCAGGAGTGATGGGCGGAGAGCACTCGGAGGTCAACGATCAGACAACAAATATTCTGCTTGAAGCAGCTCTGTTTCATCCGTCCCTGATCCGCCAGGCGTCCAAGGATACGCGGATACGAAGCGACGCAAGCGTCCGGTACGAGCGGGGGCTCGACACAGAAAGAGTGGAGCAGGCAGCGGACCGGGCGGCCCACTTGTTCGCCAAATATGCGGGTGCCTCTGTGCTTCAGGGCATCGAGCAGGAGGACCACCGGGAGCCAGGCGGCAGATGGGTGCGGGTAAGCGACCGCCGTATCAACCAGCTGCTTGGAATGGAGCTCAGCGGTTCAGAGATGGTGCGTATTCTCGAACGTCTCGGCTTTCAGACTGCTGACAAGGAAACGAGCAGTATCGAAGTGTACATTCCAAGCCGCCGTCCGGATATTCATATTGAAGAGGATGTGGCAGAAGAAATCGCGCGGATGCATGGCTATCAGGATATTCCGAGTACGCTGCCTAAAGGGGCTACGACCGCCGGAAGCCTGACCGCCGAGCAGAAAAGAAAGCGGACAGTACGCCGCTTTTTAGAAAGTGCCGGGCTGAGTGAAGCTGTCACCTATTCCCTGACGACCGTCAGCTCAGCGTCACGTTTCACGCTTTACCCGGAAAAGTATACGATGGAAGTATCCATGCCGATGAGCGAGGACCGCAGAGTACTGCGACAGAGCCTGATTCCGCAGCTTCTTGAAGGAGTCAGCTATAACCGCAACCGTCAGACGAAGGATATCGCCCTGTTTGAAATGGGCTCGGTGTTTCTTTCCGAAGAAGCGAATGCTGCTGTGCAGCCGGAAGAACGCATTATGCTTGCTGCAGTAGTAAGCGGCAGATGGGAAAGCCATCTGTGGCAGGGGGAAACGAAAAATGCAGACTTTTATGTGATGAAAGGAATTGCTGAAGGCATTCTTGAGGAGCTGCACGTAGAAAGCCGTGCTTCGTTTGCTTTGGCAGAGCGCAGTGATATGCACCCTGGCCGTACCGCAGATATACTGCTCGACGGAGAGACAGTGGGATATGTCGGCCAGATTCATCCAACGACGGCGGGTGACTGGGATATAGCTGAAACGTATGCCCTGCAGGTTGATTTAACCTCCCTGCTTCAGGCGGTGGAAACGCCGGTTCGTTACCACACACTGCCGCGGTTCCCTTCCACTACCCGTGATATCGCGATCGTAGTGGACGAAAATGTGCCTGCAGCTGAAGTGAAAGAGGTTATTGAGTCCGCGGGTGGAAGCACGCTGTACAGCACCTCCCTGTTTGACGTTTATCAGGGCGAGAATCTGACGCCCGGCAAAAAATCCCTGGCGTTCACCCTGGTGTATCTGGATCCGGAAAGAACATTAACGGATGAAGAGGTCAGCTCCGCACACGACCAGGTGCTTCGCATGCTTGAAGAAAAAACTGGGGCAGAGCTCAGGCAGTAA
- the zapA gene encoding cell division protein ZapA — protein sequence MADDQSKKRTTVTIYGQQYTIVGDEQPSHINQVANYLDKRMKEYKAYNPYLDTTRLAVLTALNVVDDYIKLKEEVNKDRDSEG from the coding sequence GTGGCTGATGATCAAAGTAAAAAACGCACTACGGTTACAATATACGGCCAGCAGTACACGATTGTCGGTGATGAACAACCCTCGCATATTAATCAGGTCGCCAATTATTTAGATAAAAGAATGAAAGAGTATAAAGCATACAATCCTTATTTGGATACGACCCGCCTGGCGGTATTGACAGCTTTAAACGTAGTGGATGATTATATCAAACTCAAAGAAGAAGTAAACAAGGACAGAGATTCTGAAGGATAA
- a CDS encoding CvpA family protein, whose protein sequence is MEIVINVLLVVILIGSFFTGLQRGFVHQLLRLVSLVAAFIVAFLFYEEVAQFLEQWIPYPFGQQTEGTFLAAFDTRSLFYYSIAFLLLFIAARIIAGFLTGAAGGIARLPVLRTINYWLGGVLGVLEAYVILFVVLAAAMLMPFPALEPVVNNSAVASFILHETPWLSGWYEQIMPADPGSMDGPIENEG, encoded by the coding sequence ATGGAAATAGTAATAAACGTTCTGCTTGTTGTGATTTTAATCGGAAGCTTTTTTACAGGGCTTCAAAGAGGCTTTGTTCATCAATTGCTTCGCCTGGTCAGTCTGGTGGCAGCGTTTATTGTTGCGTTTTTATTCTATGAAGAAGTGGCACAGTTTTTAGAACAATGGATCCCCTACCCATTCGGCCAGCAGACAGAAGGGACCTTTCTTGCTGCTTTTGATACCCGCAGCTTGTTTTATTATTCGATTGCCTTTCTTCTTTTATTTATCGCCGCCCGCATCATCGCCGGCTTTTTAACCGGAGCAGCAGGCGGCATCGCCAGGCTGCCGGTGCTTAGAACGATCAATTACTGGCTTGGCGGTGTGCTTGGGGTGCTGGAGGCGTACGTGATTTTATTCGTTGTGCTGGCTGCAGCTATGCTGATGCCGTTTCCGGCTCTTGAGCCGGTAGTAAACAATTCGGCAGTCGCCAGTTTTATATTACATGAAACCCCATGGCTTTCCGGCTGGTACGAGCAAATCATGCCGGCAGACCCCGGGAGCATGGACGGCCCAATAGAGAATGAAGGCTGA
- the polX gene encoding DNA polymerase/3'-5' exonuclease PolX: MNKKDLIGHLETIAVYMEIKGENPFKISAYRKAAQALEYDERSLSEIDDAGSLKGIGKGTAALIKEWRDNNGETELMQTLTEEVPEGLIPLLKLPGLGGKKVSKLYQELDITDRDSLEQACLTHEVQNLEGFGAKTEQKILEALAEEGKRPERLPIAYMLEMAEKLEASLEAVKGVRRYARAGSLRRVEESVKDLDYIMSVEDAENVRKQLVEMPEVTKVINDGTSKVSVEIKGEYNVQVDIRLVEEEDFASTLHHFTGSKDHNVQMRQLAKERNEKLSEYGIEDQHGHKTTFQNEAEFYDHFNLHFIPPEARLGRDETDKFRQSYPYIEKKHIRGDLHMHTTWSDGSLSIREMVEEVKKHGYEWLALTDHSKYLRIAHGLDEERIRRQIEEIQKIREEEKDIKLFAGIEMDIRPDGMLDIEDEVLEELDVVIASIHSSFSQTEKEIMNRMEQALEHPEVNVIAHPTGRLLGRRGGYKVDVDRLMKRAGETNTALELNANPNRLDLSADWLRKAAEHNVCIAINTDAHNPGMLNHMDVGISIAKKALLQPEQVINTMTAEQLKEWLKRKKQ, from the coding sequence ATGAATAAAAAAGATCTTATTGGCCATTTGGAAACAATCGCTGTATATATGGAAATTAAGGGTGAGAACCCATTTAAAATTTCTGCCTACCGTAAAGCGGCTCAGGCGCTTGAATATGATGAGCGTTCATTGAGTGAAATTGATGATGCAGGCAGCTTAAAGGGCATCGGAAAAGGAACAGCGGCTTTGATAAAGGAATGGCGGGACAATAACGGGGAAACAGAACTGATGCAGACGCTGACAGAAGAAGTGCCGGAGGGATTGATCCCGCTGCTGAAGCTTCCCGGACTCGGCGGAAAAAAAGTGTCGAAGCTCTATCAGGAGCTGGACATAACGGACCGGGACTCGCTTGAACAGGCCTGTTTAACCCATGAGGTACAAAATCTCGAAGGCTTTGGGGCTAAAACCGAGCAGAAAATACTCGAAGCACTCGCGGAAGAAGGCAAGCGTCCGGAACGGCTGCCAATTGCCTATATGCTGGAAATGGCCGAAAAGCTGGAAGCGTCCCTGGAAGCTGTGAAAGGGGTGCGTCGGTATGCACGGGCGGGCAGCCTGCGCCGGGTGGAAGAGTCGGTGAAGGACCTGGATTATATTATGAGTGTGGAAGATGCCGAAAATGTCCGTAAGCAGCTGGTGGAAATGCCCGAAGTAACGAAGGTTATTAACGATGGTACTAGCAAGGTCAGCGTTGAAATTAAAGGGGAATATAACGTTCAAGTAGATATTCGCCTAGTGGAGGAAGAAGATTTTGCGAGCACCCTGCACCATTTCACCGGCTCGAAAGACCATAATGTACAAATGCGCCAGCTGGCAAAGGAACGAAATGAAAAATTAAGTGAATACGGCATTGAAGACCAGCATGGACACAAAACAACGTTTCAGAATGAAGCCGAATTTTACGACCACTTTAACCTGCACTTTATTCCTCCCGAAGCACGCCTGGGCAGAGATGAAACGGATAAATTCCGTCAGTCGTATCCATATATCGAAAAGAAACACATCCGCGGCGACCTTCACATGCACACGACGTGGAGCGATGGCTCTCTTTCCATCCGCGAGATGGTGGAGGAAGTGAAGAAGCACGGCTATGAATGGCTGGCTCTTACGGATCATTCCAAATACCTCCGCATTGCCCATGGACTGGATGAAGAAAGAATCCGCAGGCAGATAGAAGAGATACAAAAAATCAGAGAAGAAGAAAAAGATATTAAACTATTTGCCGGTATTGAAATGGATATCCGGCCGGACGGAATGCTTGATATTGAGGATGAAGTTCTTGAAGAGCTCGATGTCGTCATTGCTTCCATCCATTCCTCCTTCTCCCAGACGGAAAAAGAAATTATGAACCGGATGGAGCAGGCTCTGGAGCATCCGGAAGTGAACGTTATCGCCCATCCAACGGGAAGACTTTTAGGACGTCGGGGCGGATACAAAGTAGATGTAGACCGGCTGATGAAGCGGGCGGGCGAAACGAACACGGCTCTGGAGCTGAATGCCAATCCCAATCGCCTTGATCTTTCGGCCGACTGGCTGAGAAAAGCTGCTGAGCATAATGTCTGTATTGCAATCAACACGGACGCCCATAATCCCGGCATGCTTAATCACATGGATGTGGGCATATCCATTGCCAAAAAAGCACTTCTGCAGCCGGAACAGGTCATAAACACGATGACAGCGGAGCAGCTGAAAGAATGGCTGAAGCGTAAGAAACAATAG
- a CDS encoding endonuclease MutS2, with amino-acid sequence MNDRTLRVLEYEKMKEQLQAHAGSTLAKERIEQLQPYRELAEAKEAQNFTAEAAKVIRLRGQAPLGGIRQIHAHVRRAQIGGMLNAGELTEVSDTLYAGRRIRSFILDMTEETVDLPLLEGLVRQIVALPEIEKQIRDCIDENGAVLDSASSALRGLRQQMRSLESSVRSKLEQYTRSPDQQKRLSDSIVTIRNDRYVLPVKQEYRSSFGGIVHDQSSTGATLFIEPQAVVSMNNELREARLKEQREIERILQELSSYIAEDGEEILVNMNTLTELDFTFAKAYYARDQKAVQPELNNEGRFRFMEARHPLIDPEEMVPLDLELGEEFGTLVITGPNTGGKTVTLKTAGLLTLMAQSGLFVLAEEEAEAAVFSKVFADIGDEQSIEQSLSTFSSHMTNIVDIVKQVDNESFVLFDEIGAGTDPEEGSALAVSILDYVQDAGGRLIATTHYSELKGYAYNREGVMNASVEFDVETLRPTYRLLVGVPGRSNAFAISRQIGLPDSIISNAEKEMSTDTKQVETMIASLDEQRKETESAWQEADELRQEASRLWQELNTAWNEVLQKRDQIIANAEGKAKSEVDKAKAQAEEIIAELKEMQKEGAEIKEHRLIEARRQMEQAAPAMTKKQKQVKQKAQKERTFEVGDEVKVLRFGQRGHIVEKVNDKEFQVQLGIMKMTAKPEEMEKLKSEPAKEPKRQTATTSTAAPAKPELDLRGERYEDAVQRLEKYLDEVVLAGYREVHIIHGKGTGALRKGVKEYLKNHPSVKSTRDGGMNEGGIGNTVAELK; translated from the coding sequence TTGAATGATAGAACACTCCGTGTGCTGGAATACGAAAAAATGAAAGAGCAGCTGCAGGCTCATGCCGGCTCCACTCTTGCCAAAGAACGGATTGAACAGCTGCAGCCATACCGGGAGCTCGCAGAAGCGAAGGAAGCACAAAACTTTACCGCAGAAGCGGCTAAAGTCATTCGGCTTCGGGGCCAGGCGCCACTCGGCGGCATCCGTCAGATCCATGCCCACGTGCGCCGCGCACAAATCGGCGGCATGCTGAACGCCGGCGAGCTTACAGAGGTTTCGGACACATTATACGCGGGCCGCCGGATACGGTCATTTATTCTGGACATGACAGAGGAAACGGTCGATCTTCCGCTGCTTGAGGGGCTGGTACGGCAGATAGTTGCGCTTCCGGAGATTGAAAAGCAAATCCGTGATTGTATAGATGAAAACGGGGCGGTTCTCGACAGCGCAAGCTCCGCCCTGCGCGGACTCCGGCAGCAGATGAGAAGCCTCGAATCGTCGGTGCGTTCAAAGCTTGAACAGTATACCAGGTCGCCGGACCAGCAAAAACGCCTGTCCGATTCCATCGTAACGATACGTAATGACCGGTATGTGCTGCCAGTGAAGCAGGAATACCGTTCGTCCTTTGGCGGCATTGTCCACGACCAGTCTTCAACAGGGGCTACTCTGTTCATTGAGCCGCAGGCGGTGGTTTCGATGAACAACGAACTGAGGGAGGCAAGGCTGAAAGAACAGCGGGAAATTGAGCGTATTCTACAGGAGCTGTCTTCGTACATTGCTGAAGACGGGGAAGAGATTCTGGTAAATATGAATACGCTGACCGAGCTTGATTTCACGTTTGCCAAGGCCTACTATGCAAGAGACCAGAAAGCGGTGCAGCCCGAGCTGAATAATGAAGGGAGATTCCGGTTCATGGAGGCGCGGCATCCGCTCATTGACCCGGAAGAAATGGTGCCGCTTGACCTGGAGCTTGGAGAAGAATTTGGTACGCTTGTCATTACCGGGCCCAACACTGGCGGTAAAACCGTGACTCTTAAAACAGCCGGTCTGCTGACGCTCATGGCCCAGTCAGGGCTGTTTGTTCTCGCAGAAGAAGAAGCAGAGGCCGCTGTGTTTTCGAAGGTGTTTGCCGATATCGGGGATGAACAGTCGATTGAGCAGAGCTTAAGTACGTTTTCTTCCCACATGACGAATATTGTAGATATTGTCAAGCAGGTGGACAATGAGTCATTCGTGCTTTTCGATGAAATTGGTGCCGGGACTGACCCGGAAGAGGGCTCAGCTCTTGCGGTCAGTATTCTGGACTATGTTCAGGACGCCGGGGGCAGGTTAATCGCGACGACCCACTACAGTGAACTAAAGGGATATGCGTATAACCGCGAAGGCGTCATGAATGCAAGCGTCGAGTTTGATGTGGAAACATTGAGGCCAACCTACCGGCTGCTCGTAGGCGTGCCGGGCCGAAGCAACGCGTTTGCTATTTCAAGACAGATTGGCCTGCCGGATTCTATTATCTCCAATGCGGAAAAAGAAATGAGCACAGATACAAAGCAGGTCGAAACGATGATTGCTTCTCTGGATGAACAAAGAAAAGAAACAGAATCGGCATGGCAGGAGGCAGATGAACTGCGGCAGGAAGCATCCAGACTCTGGCAGGAATTGAACACTGCCTGGAATGAAGTGCTGCAAAAACGGGATCAGATTATTGCAAACGCGGAAGGGAAAGCAAAAAGCGAAGTCGATAAGGCTAAAGCCCAGGCCGAAGAAATTATTGCCGAACTAAAGGAGATGCAGAAGGAAGGCGCGGAAATTAAAGAACACCGCCTGATCGAAGCCCGCAGACAGATGGAACAGGCAGCGCCAGCGATGACTAAAAAGCAGAAACAGGTGAAACAAAAAGCCCAGAAGGAACGTACCTTTGAAGTGGGAGATGAAGTGAAGGTGCTTCGCTTCGGGCAGCGGGGACACATTGTTGAAAAGGTAAATGACAAGGAATTTCAGGTGCAGCTCGGTATCATGAAAATGACAGCGAAGCCTGAAGAAATGGAAAAGCTTAAATCAGAGCCCGCCAAAGAACCGAAGCGTCAGACAGCTACGACTTCTACAGCGGCACCGGCGAAGCCTGAACTGGACCTGCGCGGTGAAAGGTACGAAGATGCCGTACAGCGTCTTGAAAAATACCTCGATGAAGTGGTGCTCGCCGGTTACCGGGAAGTCCATATCATCCATGGAAAAGGCACCGGGGCTCTTCGCAAGGGTGTGAAAGAATATTTAAAAAATCATCCCAGCGTAAAATCCACCAGGGATGGCGGAATGAATGAAGGCGGCATCGGTAACACGGTGGCAGAACTTAAGTAA
- a CDS encoding DUF350 domain-containing protein: protein MNNAFINTAGNFSVAVLSLVIFLWIFEIITPYRNWEEIKKGNIAVALATGGKLFGVSNILHYSIMHNDGILFMLLWGFYGFVLLILSYLIFEFLTPMFKVDEEISRDNRAVGIISFIISVGVSFVIGAGIIN from the coding sequence ATGAATAATGCTTTTATAAATACAGCCGGCAACTTCAGCGTTGCTGTACTCTCCCTGGTAATTTTTCTATGGATATTTGAAATTATTACTCCTTACCGCAACTGGGAGGAAATCAAGAAAGGAAATATCGCTGTCGCTCTGGCGACCGGGGGGAAACTGTTTGGGGTTTCCAACATTCTTCATTATTCCATCATGCATAACGACGGCATTCTGTTTATGCTTTTATGGGGTTTTTATGGCTTTGTATTATTGATTTTAAGCTATTTAATTTTTGAATTTCTTACTCCTATGTTTAAGGTGGATGAAGAAATCAGCAGGGATAACCGTGCAGTGGGAATCATTTCTTTTATTATCTCGGTGGGTGTTTCTTTTGTGATAGGTGCCGGAATTATCAATTAA
- a CDS encoding TetR/AcrR family transcriptional regulator, with protein MGKNQNRKHAQIIEAGIKVIAEHGYHQAKVSDIAKEAKVADGTIYLYFNNKEHILISIFEEKMQEFMQKLEIIMQKDISVKKQLFEMVQLQLEFMEGRPELATLAHFELLQTKGEIHDNMQRILAPFFQAVINIVNRGKDEQVFPSSLSTEIGRICFVGILNEAITTWVMENGSYSLAAQGPVLAEIVYQALQTEI; from the coding sequence ATGGGGAAAAATCAAAACAGGAAGCATGCACAGATTATCGAGGCGGGGATTAAGGTAATTGCTGAACATGGTTATCATCAGGCGAAGGTGTCGGATATTGCCAAAGAGGCAAAGGTAGCAGACGGAACGATTTATTTGTATTTTAATAATAAAGAGCATATATTAATCTCCATTTTTGAGGAAAAAATGCAGGAGTTCATGCAGAAGCTGGAAATAATAATGCAAAAGGATATTTCTGTGAAAAAGCAGCTGTTTGAAATGGTCCAGCTGCAGCTTGAATTTATGGAAGGCCGGCCAGAGCTTGCTACACTTGCCCACTTTGAGCTTTTGCAGACGAAGGGCGAGATTCATGACAATATGCAGCGCATACTGGCTCCGTTTTTTCAGGCGGTGATCAATATTGTGAACAGGGGAAAAGACGAACAGGTCTTTCCCTCATCACTTTCTACAGAAATCGGCAGAATCTGCTTTGTCGGCATACTCAATGAAGCGATCACCACGTGGGTGATGGAAAATGGAAGCTATTCATTGGCAGCACAGGGACCGGTGCTTGCAGAAATAGTTTATCAGGCGCTGCAGACGGAAATATAA
- the trxA gene encoding thioredoxin has protein sequence MAIVNVSDQNFAGETSDGVVLADFWAPWCGPCKMIAPVLEEIDTEMGEQIKIAKLDVDENQETAGKYGVMSIPTLMIFKDGEVVEQVVGFQPKEQLVELLNKHL, from the coding sequence ATGGCTATTGTCAATGTATCGGACCAAAACTTTGCAGGTGAAACGTCCGACGGAGTAGTGCTTGCGGACTTTTGGGCACCATGGTGCGGACCTTGTAAAATGATCGCTCCAGTACTCGAAGAAATCGATACAGAAATGGGCGAACAGATTAAAATTGCTAAATTAGATGTTGATGAAAATCAGGAAACAGCCGGAAAATACGGTGTAATGAGTATTCCAACACTAATGATCTTTAAAGACGGCGAAGTTGTCGAGCAGGTAGTCGGCTTTCAGCCTAAAGAACAACTGGTGGAGCTTTTGAACAAACATTTGTAA
- the uvrC gene encoding excinuclease ABC subunit UvrC, whose amino-acid sequence MTQLKEKLAILPDQPGCYLMKNKHGTVIYVGKAKVLKNRVRSYFTGSHDGKTQRLVMEITDFEYIMTSSNLEALILEMNLIKKYEPKYNVLLKDDKSYPYIKITNEEHPRLIITRKIKKDGGKYFGPYPNAGAANETKKLLDQLYPLRKCRTMPDRVCLYYHIGQCLAPCEFTVTRDQYDDMIQQIARFLNNGHHEIRAELQTKMETASEQLEFERAKELRDQIQHIDSVMEKQKMSVKDQANRDVFAYSYDKGWMCVQVFFVRQGKLIERDVSLFPMYQEPEEDFFTFLGQFYMQEQHMKPSEIFIPDSVDASMAEQFVNVRVQQPKRGQKRELLDLAEKNARQALSDRFALIERDEERTVKAVEQLGEAMGIDTPYRMEAFDNSNIQGTDPVAAMVTFVDGKPWKKGYRKYKVRDVQGPDDYASMREVVRRRYIRLLKDEAALPDLILIDGGKGQLSAAVSVIEDELGLNIPVAGLAKDDKHRTSELLMGEEAVRVPLERHSSAFYLLQRVQDEVHRFAITFHRQTRGKTMFSSLLDDINGIGQKRKQMLLKHFGSVKKMKEASFEDFKQLSLPDDVITELMKKLEEDSTLSK is encoded by the coding sequence ATGACTCAATTAAAAGAAAAGCTGGCGATTCTTCCGGATCAGCCTGGCTGCTATTTAATGAAAAACAAACACGGCACCGTTATATATGTAGGCAAGGCAAAGGTGTTGAAAAATCGGGTGAGATCCTATTTCACGGGGTCGCACGACGGAAAAACCCAGCGGCTCGTAATGGAAATTACCGATTTTGAATATATTATGACCTCTTCCAATCTGGAAGCATTAATCCTTGAAATGAATTTGATTAAAAAGTATGAGCCAAAATATAACGTGCTTCTTAAAGATGACAAGTCCTACCCGTATATTAAAATTACTAACGAAGAGCATCCCCGTCTGATTATTACGAGAAAGATAAAAAAGGACGGCGGTAAATACTTTGGCCCGTATCCGAACGCTGGTGCAGCAAACGAAACAAAAAAGCTGCTCGATCAATTGTATCCGCTGCGTAAATGCCGCACGATGCCCGACCGGGTTTGTTTATACTACCATATTGGCCAGTGTCTGGCCCCCTGCGAATTTACGGTGACGAGAGACCAGTACGACGACATGATTCAGCAGATTGCACGGTTTTTAAACAACGGGCACCACGAAATACGGGCGGAGCTTCAGACCAAAATGGAAACAGCTTCGGAACAGCTTGAATTTGAACGAGCCAAAGAGCTGAGGGATCAAATACAGCATATTGATTCCGTCATGGAAAAGCAGAAAATGTCTGTGAAGGATCAGGCGAACCGCGATGTGTTTGCGTACAGCTATGACAAAGGCTGGATGTGCGTGCAGGTATTTTTTGTAAGACAAGGAAAATTGATTGAAAGGGACGTTTCTCTTTTTCCAATGTATCAGGAGCCTGAGGAGGACTTTTTTACCTTCCTGGGCCAGTTCTATATGCAGGAACAGCACATGAAGCCGTCAGAAATATTTATTCCGGACTCGGTGGATGCCTCCATGGCGGAACAGTTTGTAAACGTGCGGGTTCAGCAGCCAAAGCGCGGCCAGAAAAGAGAACTGCTTGATTTGGCGGAGAAAAACGCCCGGCAGGCGCTCAGCGATCGCTTTGCATTGATTGAACGGGATGAAGAACGGACGGTAAAAGCGGTGGAGCAGCTTGGTGAAGCGATGGGTATTGATACACCATACCGCATGGAGGCTTTTGACAACTCGAATATCCAGGGGACGGACCCTGTTGCGGCAATGGTTACATTTGTAGATGGCAAGCCGTGGAAAAAAGGGTATAGAAAATATAAGGTCAGAGACGTACAGGGGCCGGACGACTATGCGTCTATGCGGGAGGTTGTGCGAAGAAGATATATCCGCCTGTTAAAGGACGAAGCGGCGCTGCCGGATCTGATTCTTATTGATGGCGGAAAGGGCCAGTTAAGTGCGGCCGTCAGCGTTATTGAGGATGAGCTTGGTTTAAATATTCCGGTAGCGGGACTTGCTAAAGACGATAAGCACCGCACCTCGGAGCTCCTTATGGGAGAAGAGGCCGTCAGAGTACCTCTCGAACGGCACAGCTCTGCTTTTTACCTTCTGCAGCGTGTTCAGGATGAGGTGCACCGTTTTGCAATTACTTTTCACCGTCAGACACGCGGAAAAACAATGTTTTCTTCTCTCCTGGACGATATTAACGGGATTGGACAGAAGCGCAAGCAGATGCTTCTAAAGCATTTTGGATCTGTGAAAAAAATGAAGGAGGCCTCCTTTGAGGATTTTAAACAGCTTTCTCTCCCGGATGATGTTATTACGGAGCTGATGAAAAAGCTGGAGGAGGATTCCACACTTTCGAAATAA